The DNA region TGTGAGATGCTTTCTCCCCGCAGGAAATAGTCAACGAGTTCGAATAGACACCCGTGAAATCTTGTTGGGTTCTAGTCCTCTTGTTTGGGAccaatctttctctcttgaatGTCTTGACAACAATTTTATAATGAGTGGGCCGATGCTTATAGTGGTGGAGCTTCGGTGGAGGAGCGTGATACCGGTGATTGGGAAACTTAGAGGATCACAACTCCTTGGTAGGGCTGAGATCCCATTGGAGAATATTACTATGGATTCCCCGAAGATCATGAAGATGGAGAAATGGCTCGTCATGAATTCATCGGGTGGAGCTAAGCATGGTCATGATGTGAAGACACCGGCTGTTGAAATAAGTTTGATGGTAACGCTACCAGCTACAAATTGTTTGATCGGGGATGCAGAGTCGAGGAggaaaaggagaagaagaaataggATGGTGAATGCTGAAGAACATTGCGGGTGCAATAGCAATTCACTTTCGTACGAGGTTCTTGCAATGGCGGCTGCCTTCGAGGTCTTGTAAGGGTGAAAATGACACAATATATTACTCAACAAATCGGGGTCAATGATTTCCATATATCTTGCTAAATTGTTTATATGTAAAtgagaaaaaaaggaaaaaagttaGATTATTGAAAGTAATTTATTCACAACAAAAACATTACAAGTGTAACCCTAATCATATGTTGGTGTTCTTTGAGTTAGAGAAGATAGAATAATGATTGAAGggaaattatattttctatatatgtatttgatattatatcaacactatttatatacattacattcattgaaagattaaaagaataaatgacAACACTAA from Impatiens glandulifera chromosome 5, dImpGla2.1, whole genome shotgun sequence includes:
- the LOC124939297 gene encoding uncharacterized protein LOC124939297 — protein: MGGVINCDLRIIRAKNVEMKSEGQLFVRCFLPAGNSQRVRIDTREILLGSSPLVWDQSFSLECLDNNFIMSGPMLIVVELRWRSVIPVIGKLRGSQLLGRAEIPLENITMDSPKIMKMEKWLVMNSSGGAKHGHDVKTPAVEISLMVTLPATNCLIGDAESRRKRRRRNRMVNAEEHCGCNSNSLSYEVLAMAAAFEVL